A single genomic interval of Sebastes umbrosus isolate fSebUmb1 chromosome 9, fSebUmb1.pri, whole genome shotgun sequence harbors:
- the apool gene encoding MICOS complex subunit MIC27 isoform X5 — MAAKVVMVAVPTVLGIASIRVYTVSEMPTDGLVTREKLNIYTPLPQSAQAQFVPERPGVIQSGLTTARETIVPYVQAVQGACVSVKTRSVNLYYAGEDVFYYLRDPPPGFLPRFGTITMAGLLGMFLTRKGSHFKRLAVPLGLMSAGASVCYPAQTVAVLKVSGKKVYAVGQWSKATVSSLIASKEPVAKEIVASQPQTATVPNPESAVVEEASEPSATTDSSAQSSSIPETEVESAESVPATDEPVDAVITEEASSVTLAEISPDQTLTETNTDPVAHSVPAEAEATTASEEIPAPVENEEPSDTKQATDDVAADASNAEPTPSLEPETAEAAPVEAAPVEAAPVEVAPVEAAPVEAAPVEVAPVEVAPVEVAPVEVAPVEAAPVEAAPVEAAPVEAAPVEAAPVEAAPVEAAPVEAAPVEAAPVEVVPVEVAPVEVAPVEAAPVEAAEVESAPVDAAPVEATDVESVPSSEDPPAPKASDEPAVPVVESAEPEPAAQPELADPPQDAAVEETLTPPPTPPPQQPAAENSKEGSGFKADPALMDFGQSNPEDEDLYSTRS, encoded by the exons ATGGCGGCCAAG GTGGTGATGGTGGCCGTCCCGACGGTGTTGGGCATAGCCTCCATCCGTGTGTATACTGTGAGCGAAATGCCCACTGATGGACTGGTTACTAGAGAAAAG CTGAACATCTACACCCCGCTGCCACAGTCTGCTCAGGCCCAGTTTGTTCCAGAGAGGCCGGGTGTCATTCAGAGTGGGTTAACTACAGCGAGAGAGACCATAGTACCATATGTCCAGGCTGTTCAG GGGGCCTGTGTCTCTGTGAAAACAAGAAGTGTTAATCTATACTATGCAGGAGAGG ATGTATTCTATTACTTGAGAGACCCTCCCCCGGGTTTTCTACCCAGATTTGGCACCATCACCATGGCTGGCCTGCTCGGCATGTTCTTGACCCGGAAAG GCTCTCATTTCAAGAGGTTAGCCGTTCCACTGGGCCTGATGAGTGCAGGAGCTTCGGTGTGCTACCCGGCTCAAACAGTGGCTGTGCTTAAG GTGTCAGGTAAGAAGGTGTATGCTGTAGGGCAGTGGAGCAAAGCTACAGTGTCTTCACTGATCGCCTCTAAGGAGCCTGTCGCCAAAGAGATCGTTGCTTCACAACCACAG ACAGCTACAGTGCCAAATCCAGAGTCTGCAGTAGTTGAGGAGGCCTCAGAGCCCAGTGCCACCACAGACAGCTCAGCCCAAAGCTCCTCAATCCCAGAGACGGAGGTGGAATCAGCCGAGTCTGTTCCTGCCACCGATGAGCCTGTTGACGCTGTCATAACAGAGGAGGCGTCATCAGTAACACTCGCAGAGATTTCCCCCGACCAGACCCTCACAGAGACCAACACAG ATCCAGTGGCACATTCAGTGCCAGCAGAGGCGGAGGCCACCACAGCCTCTGAGGAAATACCTGCACCTGTTGAAAATGAGGAGCCCTcagacacaaaacaagcaaCAGACGATGTCGCCGCTGATGCCAGCAATGCCGAGCCCACACCAAGCTTAGAACCGGAGACGGCAGAGGCTGCCCCAGTGGAGGCTGCCCCAGTGGAGGCTGCCCCAGTGGAGGTTGCCCCAGTGGAGGCTGCCCCAGTGGAGGCTGCCCCAGTGGAGGTTGCCCCAGTGGAGGTTGCCCCAGTGGAGGTTGCCCCAGTGGAGGTTGCCCCAGTGGAGGCTGCCCCAGTGGAGGCTGCCCCAGTGGAGGCTGCCCCAGTGGAGGCTGCCCCAGTGGAGGCTGCCCCAGTGGAGGCTGCCCCAGTGGAGGCTGCCCCAGTGGAAGCTGCCCCAGTGGAGGCTGCCCCAGTGGAGGTTGTCCCAGTGGAGGTTGCCCCAGTGGAGGTTGCCCCAGTGGAGGCTGCCCCAGTGGAGGCTGCTGAAGTCGAGTCCGCCCCAGTTGATGCTGCTCCAGTCGAGGCTACTGATGTCGAGTCCGTTCCTTCCTCTGAAGATCCGCCTGCTCCAAAGGCCTCAGACGAGCCAGCAG TGCCAGTTGTTGAATCAGCTGAGCCCGAACCTGCTGCTCAACCTGAGTTAGCTGACCCACCACAAGATGCTGCTGTGGAGGAGACACtcacaccaccaccaacacctcCTCCTCAACAGCCTGCAGCAGAAAACAGCAAAG AGGGCTCCGGTTTCAAGGCAGACCCCGCTCTGATGGACTTTGGCCAGTCCAACCCGGAGGATGAAGACCTGTACAGCACACGGAGCTGA
- the apool gene encoding MICOS complex subunit MIC27 isoform X3 — translation MAAKVVMVAVPTVLGIASIRVYTVSEMPTDGLVTREKLNIYTPLPQSAQAQFVPERPGVIQSGLTTARETIVPYVQAVQGACVSVKTRSVNLYYAGEDVFYYLRDPPPGFLPRFGTITMAGLLGMFLTRKGSHFKRLAVPLGLMSAGASVCYPAQTVAVLKVSGKKVYAVGQWSKATVSSLIASKEPVAKEIVASQPQTATVPNPESAVVEEASEPSATTDSSAQSSSIPETEVESAESVPATDEPVDAVITEEASSVTLAEISPDQTLTETNTDPVAHSVPAEAEATTASEEIPAPVENEEPSDTKQATDDVAADASNAEPTPSLEPETAEAAPVEAAPVEAAPVEVAPVEAAPVEAAPVEVAPVEVAPVEVAPVEVAPVEAAPVEAAPVEAAPVEAAPVEAAPVEAAPVEAAPVEAAPVEAAPVEVVPVEVAPVEVAPVEAAPVEAAEVESAPVDAAPVEATDVESVPSSEDPPAPKASDEPAVPVVESAEPEPAAQPELADPPQDAAVEETLTPPPTPPPQQPAAENSKASVSQDNSRTRPSTCRSLRILECHIFTLQTPEA, via the exons ATGGCGGCCAAG GTGGTGATGGTGGCCGTCCCGACGGTGTTGGGCATAGCCTCCATCCGTGTGTATACTGTGAGCGAAATGCCCACTGATGGACTGGTTACTAGAGAAAAG CTGAACATCTACACCCCGCTGCCACAGTCTGCTCAGGCCCAGTTTGTTCCAGAGAGGCCGGGTGTCATTCAGAGTGGGTTAACTACAGCGAGAGAGACCATAGTACCATATGTCCAGGCTGTTCAG GGGGCCTGTGTCTCTGTGAAAACAAGAAGTGTTAATCTATACTATGCAGGAGAGG ATGTATTCTATTACTTGAGAGACCCTCCCCCGGGTTTTCTACCCAGATTTGGCACCATCACCATGGCTGGCCTGCTCGGCATGTTCTTGACCCGGAAAG GCTCTCATTTCAAGAGGTTAGCCGTTCCACTGGGCCTGATGAGTGCAGGAGCTTCGGTGTGCTACCCGGCTCAAACAGTGGCTGTGCTTAAG GTGTCAGGTAAGAAGGTGTATGCTGTAGGGCAGTGGAGCAAAGCTACAGTGTCTTCACTGATCGCCTCTAAGGAGCCTGTCGCCAAAGAGATCGTTGCTTCACAACCACAG ACAGCTACAGTGCCAAATCCAGAGTCTGCAGTAGTTGAGGAGGCCTCAGAGCCCAGTGCCACCACAGACAGCTCAGCCCAAAGCTCCTCAATCCCAGAGACGGAGGTGGAATCAGCCGAGTCTGTTCCTGCCACCGATGAGCCTGTTGACGCTGTCATAACAGAGGAGGCGTCATCAGTAACACTCGCAGAGATTTCCCCCGACCAGACCCTCACAGAGACCAACACAG ATCCAGTGGCACATTCAGTGCCAGCAGAGGCGGAGGCCACCACAGCCTCTGAGGAAATACCTGCACCTGTTGAAAATGAGGAGCCCTcagacacaaaacaagcaaCAGACGATGTCGCCGCTGATGCCAGCAATGCCGAGCCCACACCAAGCTTAGAACCGGAGACGGCAGAGGCTGCCCCAGTGGAGGCTGCCCCAGTGGAGGCTGCCCCAGTGGAGGTTGCCCCAGTGGAGGCTGCCCCAGTGGAGGCTGCCCCAGTGGAGGTTGCCCCAGTGGAGGTTGCCCCAGTGGAGGTTGCCCCAGTGGAGGTTGCCCCAGTGGAGGCTGCCCCAGTGGAGGCTGCCCCAGTGGAGGCTGCCCCAGTGGAGGCTGCCCCAGTGGAGGCTGCCCCAGTGGAGGCTGCCCCAGTGGAGGCTGCCCCAGTGGAAGCTGCCCCAGTGGAGGCTGCCCCAGTGGAGGTTGTCCCAGTGGAGGTTGCCCCAGTGGAGGTTGCCCCAGTGGAGGCTGCCCCAGTGGAGGCTGCTGAAGTCGAGTCCGCCCCAGTTGATGCTGCTCCAGTCGAGGCTACTGATGTCGAGTCCGTTCCTTCCTCTGAAGATCCGCCTGCTCCAAAGGCCTCAGACGAGCCAGCAG TGCCAGTTGTTGAATCAGCTGAGCCCGAACCTGCTGCTCAACCTGAGTTAGCTGACCCACCACAAGATGCTGCTGTGGAGGAGACACtcacaccaccaccaacacctcCTCCTCAACAGCCTGCAGCAGAAAACAGCAAAG CATCCGTCTCCCAGGACAACTCACGCACAAGACCCAGCACATGCAGATCTCTGAGAATTCTG GAGTGCCACATATTTACACTACAAACGCCTGAAGCGTGA
- the apool gene encoding MICOS complex subunit MIC27 isoform X6, translated as MAAKVVMVAVPTVLGIASIRVYTVSEMPTDGLVTREKLNIYTPLPQSAQAQFVPERPGVIQSGLTTARETIVPYVQAVQGACVSVKTRSVNLYYAGEDVFYYLRDPPPGFLPRFGTITMAGLLGMFLTRKGSHFKRLAVPLGLMSAGASVCYPAQTVAVLKVSGKKVYAVGQWSKATVSSLIASKEPVAKEIVASQPQTATVPNPESAVVEEASEPSATTDSSAQSSSIPETEVESAESVPATDEPVDAVITEEASSVTLAEISPDQTLTETNTDPVAHSVPAEAEATTASEEIPAPVENEEPSDTKQATDDVAADASNAEPTPSLEPETAEAAPVEAAPVEAAPVEVAPVEAAPVEAAPVEVAPVEVAPVEVAPVEVAPVEAAPVEAAPVEAAEVESAPVDAAPVEATDVESVPSSEDPPAPKASDEPAVPVVESAEPEPAAQPELADPPQDAAVEETLTPPPTPPPQQPAAENSKASVSQDNSRTRPSTCRSLRILVILVEDEVCLRAGAITAILQYHNIYKQTTRDGKQLPQPLCSRFFFLNSLQ; from the exons ATGGCGGCCAAG GTGGTGATGGTGGCCGTCCCGACGGTGTTGGGCATAGCCTCCATCCGTGTGTATACTGTGAGCGAAATGCCCACTGATGGACTGGTTACTAGAGAAAAG CTGAACATCTACACCCCGCTGCCACAGTCTGCTCAGGCCCAGTTTGTTCCAGAGAGGCCGGGTGTCATTCAGAGTGGGTTAACTACAGCGAGAGAGACCATAGTACCATATGTCCAGGCTGTTCAG GGGGCCTGTGTCTCTGTGAAAACAAGAAGTGTTAATCTATACTATGCAGGAGAGG ATGTATTCTATTACTTGAGAGACCCTCCCCCGGGTTTTCTACCCAGATTTGGCACCATCACCATGGCTGGCCTGCTCGGCATGTTCTTGACCCGGAAAG GCTCTCATTTCAAGAGGTTAGCCGTTCCACTGGGCCTGATGAGTGCAGGAGCTTCGGTGTGCTACCCGGCTCAAACAGTGGCTGTGCTTAAG GTGTCAGGTAAGAAGGTGTATGCTGTAGGGCAGTGGAGCAAAGCTACAGTGTCTTCACTGATCGCCTCTAAGGAGCCTGTCGCCAAAGAGATCGTTGCTTCACAACCACAG ACAGCTACAGTGCCAAATCCAGAGTCTGCAGTAGTTGAGGAGGCCTCAGAGCCCAGTGCCACCACAGACAGCTCAGCCCAAAGCTCCTCAATCCCAGAGACGGAGGTGGAATCAGCCGAGTCTGTTCCTGCCACCGATGAGCCTGTTGACGCTGTCATAACAGAGGAGGCGTCATCAGTAACACTCGCAGAGATTTCCCCCGACCAGACCCTCACAGAGACCAACACAG ATCCAGTGGCACATTCAGTGCCAGCAGAGGCGGAGGCCACCACAGCCTCTGAGGAAATACCTGCACCTGTTGAAAATGAGGAGCCCTcagacacaaaacaagcaaCAGACGATGTCGCCGCTGATGCCAGCAATGCCGAGCCCACACCAAGCTTAGAACCGGAGACGGCAGAGGCTGCCCCAGTGGAGGCTGCCCCAGTGGAGGCTGCCCCAGTGGAGGTTGCCCCAGTGGAGGCTGCCCCAGTGGAGGCTGCCCCAGTGGAGGTTGCCCCAGTGGAGGTTGCCCCAGTGGAGGTTGCCCCAGTGGAGGTTGCCCCAGTGGAGGCTGCCCCAGTGGAGGCTGCCCCAGTGGAG GCTGCTGAAGTCGAGTCCGCCCCAGTTGATGCTGCTCCAGTCGAGGCTACTGATGTCGAGTCCGTTCCTTCCTCTGAAGATCCGCCTGCTCCAAAGGCCTCAGACGAGCCAGCAG TGCCAGTTGTTGAATCAGCTGAGCCCGAACCTGCTGCTCAACCTGAGTTAGCTGACCCACCACAAGATGCTGCTGTGGAGGAGACACtcacaccaccaccaacacctcCTCCTCAACAGCCTGCAGCAGAAAACAGCAAAG CATCCGTCTCCCAGGACAACTCACGCACAAGACCCAGCACATGCAGATCTCTGAGAATTCTGGTAATTCTAGTGGAAGATGAAGTGTGTCTTAGGGCTGgcgcaataaccgcaatattgcaataccacAATATTTACAAGCAAACCACAAGGGATGGCAAGCAACTGCCgcaaccgctatgttcacgttttttctttttgaattctttgcaataG
- the apool gene encoding MICOS complex subunit MIC27 isoform X4, with amino-acid sequence MAAKVVMVAVPTVLGIASIRVYTVSEMPTDGLVTREKLNIYTPLPQSAQAQFVPERPGVIQSGLTTARETIVPYVQAVQGACVSVKTRSVNLYYAGEDVFYYLRDPPPGFLPRFGTITMAGLLGMFLTRKGSHFKRLAVPLGLMSAGASVCYPAQTVAVLKVSGKKVYAVGQWSKATVSSLIASKEPVAKEIVASQPQTATVPNPESAVVEEASEPSATTDSSAQSSSIPETEVESAESVPATDEPVDAVITEEASSVTLAEISPDQTLTETNTDPVAHSVPAEAEATTASEEIPAPVENEEPSDTKQATDDVAADASNAEPTPSLEPETAEAAPVEAAPVEAAPVEVAPVEAAPVEAAPVEVAPVEVAPVEVAPVEVAPVEAAPVEAAPVEAAPVEAAPVEAAPVEAAEVESAPVDAAPVEATDVESVPSSEDPPAPKASDEPAVPVVESAEPEPAAQPELADPPQDAAVEETLTPPPTPPPQQPAAENSKASVSQDNSRTRPSTCRSLRILVILVEDEVCLRAGAITAILQYHNIYKQTTRDGKQLPQPLCSRFFFLNSLQ; translated from the exons ATGGCGGCCAAG GTGGTGATGGTGGCCGTCCCGACGGTGTTGGGCATAGCCTCCATCCGTGTGTATACTGTGAGCGAAATGCCCACTGATGGACTGGTTACTAGAGAAAAG CTGAACATCTACACCCCGCTGCCACAGTCTGCTCAGGCCCAGTTTGTTCCAGAGAGGCCGGGTGTCATTCAGAGTGGGTTAACTACAGCGAGAGAGACCATAGTACCATATGTCCAGGCTGTTCAG GGGGCCTGTGTCTCTGTGAAAACAAGAAGTGTTAATCTATACTATGCAGGAGAGG ATGTATTCTATTACTTGAGAGACCCTCCCCCGGGTTTTCTACCCAGATTTGGCACCATCACCATGGCTGGCCTGCTCGGCATGTTCTTGACCCGGAAAG GCTCTCATTTCAAGAGGTTAGCCGTTCCACTGGGCCTGATGAGTGCAGGAGCTTCGGTGTGCTACCCGGCTCAAACAGTGGCTGTGCTTAAG GTGTCAGGTAAGAAGGTGTATGCTGTAGGGCAGTGGAGCAAAGCTACAGTGTCTTCACTGATCGCCTCTAAGGAGCCTGTCGCCAAAGAGATCGTTGCTTCACAACCACAG ACAGCTACAGTGCCAAATCCAGAGTCTGCAGTAGTTGAGGAGGCCTCAGAGCCCAGTGCCACCACAGACAGCTCAGCCCAAAGCTCCTCAATCCCAGAGACGGAGGTGGAATCAGCCGAGTCTGTTCCTGCCACCGATGAGCCTGTTGACGCTGTCATAACAGAGGAGGCGTCATCAGTAACACTCGCAGAGATTTCCCCCGACCAGACCCTCACAGAGACCAACACAG ATCCAGTGGCACATTCAGTGCCAGCAGAGGCGGAGGCCACCACAGCCTCTGAGGAAATACCTGCACCTGTTGAAAATGAGGAGCCCTcagacacaaaacaagcaaCAGACGATGTCGCCGCTGATGCCAGCAATGCCGAGCCCACACCAAGCTTAGAACCGGAGACGGCAGAGGCTGCCCCAGTGGAGGCTGCCCCAGTGGAGGCTGCCCCAGTGGAGGTTGCCCCAGTGGAGGCTGCCCCAGTGGAGGCTGCCCCAGTGGAGGTTGCCCCAGTGGAGGTTGCCCCAGTGGAGGTTGCCCCAGTGGAGGTTGCCCCAGTGGAGGCTGCCCCAGTGGAGGCTGCCCCAGTGGAGGCTGCCCCAGTGGAGGCTGCCCCAGTGGAGGCTGCCCCAGTGGAG GCTGCTGAAGTCGAGTCCGCCCCAGTTGATGCTGCTCCAGTCGAGGCTACTGATGTCGAGTCCGTTCCTTCCTCTGAAGATCCGCCTGCTCCAAAGGCCTCAGACGAGCCAGCAG TGCCAGTTGTTGAATCAGCTGAGCCCGAACCTGCTGCTCAACCTGAGTTAGCTGACCCACCACAAGATGCTGCTGTGGAGGAGACACtcacaccaccaccaacacctcCTCCTCAACAGCCTGCAGCAGAAAACAGCAAAG CATCCGTCTCCCAGGACAACTCACGCACAAGACCCAGCACATGCAGATCTCTGAGAATTCTGGTAATTCTAGTGGAAGATGAAGTGTGTCTTAGGGCTGgcgcaataaccgcaatattgcaataccacAATATTTACAAGCAAACCACAAGGGATGGCAAGCAACTGCCgcaaccgctatgttcacgttttttctttttgaattctttgcaataG
- the apool gene encoding MICOS complex subunit MIC27 isoform X2, whose product MAAKVVMVAVPTVLGIASIRVYTVSEMPTDGLVTREKLNIYTPLPQSAQAQFVPERPGVIQSGLTTARETIVPYVQAVQGACVSVKTRSVNLYYAGEDVFYYLRDPPPGFLPRFGTITMAGLLGMFLTRKGSHFKRLAVPLGLMSAGASVCYPAQTVAVLKVSGKKVYAVGQWSKATVSSLIASKEPVAKEIVASQPQTATVPNPESAVVEEASEPSATTDSSAQSSSIPETEVESAESVPATDEPVDAVITEEASSVTLAEISPDQTLTETNTDPVAHSVPAEAEATTASEEIPAPVENEEPSDTKQATDDVAADASNAEPTPSLEPETAEAAPVEAAPVEAAPVEVAPVEAAPVEAAPVEVAPVEVAPVEVAPVEVAPVEAAPVEAAPVEAAPVEAAPVEAAPVEAAPVEAAPVEAAPVEAAPVEAAEVESAPVDAAPVEATDVESVPSSEDPPAPKASDEPAVPVVESAEPEPAAQPELADPPQDAAVEETLTPPPTPPPQQPAAENSKASVSQDNSRTRPSTCRSLRILVILVEDEVCLRAGAITAILQYHNIYKQTTRDGKQLPQPLCSRFFFLNSLQ is encoded by the exons ATGGCGGCCAAG GTGGTGATGGTGGCCGTCCCGACGGTGTTGGGCATAGCCTCCATCCGTGTGTATACTGTGAGCGAAATGCCCACTGATGGACTGGTTACTAGAGAAAAG CTGAACATCTACACCCCGCTGCCACAGTCTGCTCAGGCCCAGTTTGTTCCAGAGAGGCCGGGTGTCATTCAGAGTGGGTTAACTACAGCGAGAGAGACCATAGTACCATATGTCCAGGCTGTTCAG GGGGCCTGTGTCTCTGTGAAAACAAGAAGTGTTAATCTATACTATGCAGGAGAGG ATGTATTCTATTACTTGAGAGACCCTCCCCCGGGTTTTCTACCCAGATTTGGCACCATCACCATGGCTGGCCTGCTCGGCATGTTCTTGACCCGGAAAG GCTCTCATTTCAAGAGGTTAGCCGTTCCACTGGGCCTGATGAGTGCAGGAGCTTCGGTGTGCTACCCGGCTCAAACAGTGGCTGTGCTTAAG GTGTCAGGTAAGAAGGTGTATGCTGTAGGGCAGTGGAGCAAAGCTACAGTGTCTTCACTGATCGCCTCTAAGGAGCCTGTCGCCAAAGAGATCGTTGCTTCACAACCACAG ACAGCTACAGTGCCAAATCCAGAGTCTGCAGTAGTTGAGGAGGCCTCAGAGCCCAGTGCCACCACAGACAGCTCAGCCCAAAGCTCCTCAATCCCAGAGACGGAGGTGGAATCAGCCGAGTCTGTTCCTGCCACCGATGAGCCTGTTGACGCTGTCATAACAGAGGAGGCGTCATCAGTAACACTCGCAGAGATTTCCCCCGACCAGACCCTCACAGAGACCAACACAG ATCCAGTGGCACATTCAGTGCCAGCAGAGGCGGAGGCCACCACAGCCTCTGAGGAAATACCTGCACCTGTTGAAAATGAGGAGCCCTcagacacaaaacaagcaaCAGACGATGTCGCCGCTGATGCCAGCAATGCCGAGCCCACACCAAGCTTAGAACCGGAGACGGCAGAGGCTGCCCCAGTGGAGGCTGCCCCAGTGGAGGCTGCCCCAGTGGAGGTTGCCCCAGTGGAGGCTGCCCCAGTGGAGGCTGCCCCAGTGGAGGTTGCCCCAGTGGAGGTTGCCCCAGTGGAGGTTGCCCCAGTGGAGGTTGCCCCAGTGGAGGCTGCCCCAGTGGAGGCTGCCCCAGTGGAGGCTGCCCCAGTGGAGGCTGCCCCAGTGGAGGCTGCCCCAGTGGAGGCTGCCCCAGTGGAGGCTGCCCCAGTGGAAGCTGCCCCAGTGGAGGCTGCCCCAGTGGAG GCTGCTGAAGTCGAGTCCGCCCCAGTTGATGCTGCTCCAGTCGAGGCTACTGATGTCGAGTCCGTTCCTTCCTCTGAAGATCCGCCTGCTCCAAAGGCCTCAGACGAGCCAGCAG TGCCAGTTGTTGAATCAGCTGAGCCCGAACCTGCTGCTCAACCTGAGTTAGCTGACCCACCACAAGATGCTGCTGTGGAGGAGACACtcacaccaccaccaacacctcCTCCTCAACAGCCTGCAGCAGAAAACAGCAAAG CATCCGTCTCCCAGGACAACTCACGCACAAGACCCAGCACATGCAGATCTCTGAGAATTCTGGTAATTCTAGTGGAAGATGAAGTGTGTCTTAGGGCTGgcgcaataaccgcaatattgcaataccacAATATTTACAAGCAAACCACAAGGGATGGCAAGCAACTGCCgcaaccgctatgttcacgttttttctttttgaattctttgcaataG
- the apool gene encoding MICOS complex subunit MIC27 isoform X1 → MAAKVVMVAVPTVLGIASIRVYTVSEMPTDGLVTREKLNIYTPLPQSAQAQFVPERPGVIQSGLTTARETIVPYVQAVQGACVSVKTRSVNLYYAGEDVFYYLRDPPPGFLPRFGTITMAGLLGMFLTRKGSHFKRLAVPLGLMSAGASVCYPAQTVAVLKVSGKKVYAVGQWSKATVSSLIASKEPVAKEIVASQPQTATVPNPESAVVEEASEPSATTDSSAQSSSIPETEVESAESVPATDEPVDAVITEEASSVTLAEISPDQTLTETNTDPVAHSVPAEAEATTASEEIPAPVENEEPSDTKQATDDVAADASNAEPTPSLEPETAEAAPVEAAPVEAAPVEVAPVEAAPVEAAPVEVAPVEVAPVEVAPVEVAPVEAAPVEAAPVEAAPVEAAPVEAAPVEAAPVEAAPVEAAPVEAAPVEVVPVEVAPVEVAPVEAAPVEAAEVESAPVDAAPVEATDVESVPSSEDPPAPKASDEPAVPVVESAEPEPAAQPELADPPQDAAVEETLTPPPTPPPQQPAAENSKASVSQDNSRTRPSTCRSLRILVILVEDEVCLRAGAITAILQYHNIYKQTTRDGKQLPQPLCSRFFFLNSLQ, encoded by the exons ATGGCGGCCAAG GTGGTGATGGTGGCCGTCCCGACGGTGTTGGGCATAGCCTCCATCCGTGTGTATACTGTGAGCGAAATGCCCACTGATGGACTGGTTACTAGAGAAAAG CTGAACATCTACACCCCGCTGCCACAGTCTGCTCAGGCCCAGTTTGTTCCAGAGAGGCCGGGTGTCATTCAGAGTGGGTTAACTACAGCGAGAGAGACCATAGTACCATATGTCCAGGCTGTTCAG GGGGCCTGTGTCTCTGTGAAAACAAGAAGTGTTAATCTATACTATGCAGGAGAGG ATGTATTCTATTACTTGAGAGACCCTCCCCCGGGTTTTCTACCCAGATTTGGCACCATCACCATGGCTGGCCTGCTCGGCATGTTCTTGACCCGGAAAG GCTCTCATTTCAAGAGGTTAGCCGTTCCACTGGGCCTGATGAGTGCAGGAGCTTCGGTGTGCTACCCGGCTCAAACAGTGGCTGTGCTTAAG GTGTCAGGTAAGAAGGTGTATGCTGTAGGGCAGTGGAGCAAAGCTACAGTGTCTTCACTGATCGCCTCTAAGGAGCCTGTCGCCAAAGAGATCGTTGCTTCACAACCACAG ACAGCTACAGTGCCAAATCCAGAGTCTGCAGTAGTTGAGGAGGCCTCAGAGCCCAGTGCCACCACAGACAGCTCAGCCCAAAGCTCCTCAATCCCAGAGACGGAGGTGGAATCAGCCGAGTCTGTTCCTGCCACCGATGAGCCTGTTGACGCTGTCATAACAGAGGAGGCGTCATCAGTAACACTCGCAGAGATTTCCCCCGACCAGACCCTCACAGAGACCAACACAG ATCCAGTGGCACATTCAGTGCCAGCAGAGGCGGAGGCCACCACAGCCTCTGAGGAAATACCTGCACCTGTTGAAAATGAGGAGCCCTcagacacaaaacaagcaaCAGACGATGTCGCCGCTGATGCCAGCAATGCCGAGCCCACACCAAGCTTAGAACCGGAGACGGCAGAGGCTGCCCCAGTGGAGGCTGCCCCAGTGGAGGCTGCCCCAGTGGAGGTTGCCCCAGTGGAGGCTGCCCCAGTGGAGGCTGCCCCAGTGGAGGTTGCCCCAGTGGAGGTTGCCCCAGTGGAGGTTGCCCCAGTGGAGGTTGCCCCAGTGGAGGCTGCCCCAGTGGAGGCTGCCCCAGTGGAGGCTGCCCCAGTGGAGGCTGCCCCAGTGGAGGCTGCCCCAGTGGAGGCTGCCCCAGTGGAGGCTGCCCCAGTGGAAGCTGCCCCAGTGGAGGCTGCCCCAGTGGAGGTTGTCCCAGTGGAGGTTGCCCCAGTGGAGGTTGCCCCAGTGGAGGCTGCCCCAGTGGAGGCTGCTGAAGTCGAGTCCGCCCCAGTTGATGCTGCTCCAGTCGAGGCTACTGATGTCGAGTCCGTTCCTTCCTCTGAAGATCCGCCTGCTCCAAAGGCCTCAGACGAGCCAGCAG TGCCAGTTGTTGAATCAGCTGAGCCCGAACCTGCTGCTCAACCTGAGTTAGCTGACCCACCACAAGATGCTGCTGTGGAGGAGACACtcacaccaccaccaacacctcCTCCTCAACAGCCTGCAGCAGAAAACAGCAAAG CATCCGTCTCCCAGGACAACTCACGCACAAGACCCAGCACATGCAGATCTCTGAGAATTCTGGTAATTCTAGTGGAAGATGAAGTGTGTCTTAGGGCTGgcgcaataaccgcaatattgcaataccacAATATTTACAAGCAAACCACAAGGGATGGCAAGCAACTGCCgcaaccgctatgttcacgttttttctttttgaattctttgcaataG